In one window of Thalassotalea agarivorans DNA:
- a CDS encoding alanine/glycine:cation symporter family protein, with translation MQEFVDALNSVIWSPALIYLCLGAGLFFTIVTRCVQFRHFGEMWRLLLNNKSSEQGISSFQALAVSLSGRVGTGNIAGVAAAIGFGGPGAVFWMWVVAFFGAATAYIESTNAQIYKEQEDGVYRGGPAYYIEKALGQKWYAWMFALATILACGLLLPAVQSNGIGDSLVNVFGTGGSIDSVFGELALTKVYAAVFIVLLLGFIIFGGVKRIASFTQIVVPFMALAYIIIACSMIALHIDMLPGIIGMIFADAFTPMAGFGAAIGWGVKRGVYSNEAGQGTGPHAAAAAEVSHPAQQGLVQAFSVYIDTLFVCSATAFMILITQSYNVMPDGATEFVVQNLSADTVINGPAFTQIAVDSVLSGFGKPFIAVALFFFAFTTVLAYYFIAENNVSYINRTIKIPALRFVLKVVLMSAVFYGTIAQPGAAWGMGDVGVGLMAWLNIIGIIAIFFVAKPALKALKDYEAQQKAGVEEFSFDPEKLGIKNADHWVNKDK, from the coding sequence GTGCAAGAGTTTGTCGATGCGCTAAATAGTGTAATTTGGAGCCCAGCGCTAATTTATTTGTGCTTAGGGGCAGGTTTATTTTTTACCATTGTGACGCGTTGCGTTCAGTTTCGCCATTTCGGTGAAATGTGGCGCTTGTTGTTAAACAATAAGAGTTCAGAGCAGGGGATTTCATCATTCCAAGCGCTCGCCGTATCGTTATCGGGCCGTGTTGGTACCGGTAATATCGCGGGTGTAGCAGCGGCTATCGGTTTTGGTGGCCCTGGTGCGGTATTTTGGATGTGGGTTGTAGCATTTTTCGGTGCAGCGACGGCTTACATTGAATCAACCAATGCTCAAATTTATAAAGAGCAGGAAGATGGCGTATACCGTGGTGGTCCAGCGTATTACATTGAAAAAGCCTTAGGTCAAAAATGGTACGCGTGGATGTTTGCATTAGCGACAATCCTTGCTTGTGGTTTGTTACTGCCAGCGGTTCAATCAAATGGTATCGGTGATTCATTAGTTAACGTATTTGGTACGGGTGGATCAATTGATTCTGTGTTTGGTGAACTTGCACTAACTAAAGTGTATGCCGCGGTATTTATCGTTTTACTACTTGGATTCATTATCTTTGGTGGTGTTAAACGTATCGCAAGCTTCACACAAATCGTAGTGCCATTTATGGCATTAGCTTACATCATTATTGCATGTTCAATGATTGCGCTTCACATCGATATGCTTCCAGGCATTATCGGTATGATTTTCGCCGATGCATTCACGCCAATGGCAGGCTTTGGTGCAGCAATTGGTTGGGGTGTAAAACGTGGTGTTTATTCTAACGAAGCAGGTCAAGGTACAGGCCCACATGCGGCAGCAGCAGCTGAAGTCTCGCACCCTGCGCAGCAAGGTTTAGTACAAGCGTTTTCTGTTTACATTGATACCTTGTTCGTATGTTCTGCAACAGCGTTTATGATTTTGATCACACAGTCTTATAACGTAATGCCAGACGGTGCGACAGAATTTGTTGTTCAAAACCTTAGTGCAGATACGGTAATTAACGGCCCAGCGTTTACCCAAATAGCGGTAGATAGTGTGTTATCAGGTTTTGGTAAACCATTTATTGCGGTAGCCTTGTTCTTCTTTGCGTTTACAACCGTATTGGCTTACTACTTTATTGCAGAAAACAATGTGTCATACATTAACCGTACCATTAAAATACCAGCGTTACGCTTCGTGTTAAAAGTTGTGCTTATGTCTGCTGTATTTTACGGCACAATAGCGCAACCTGGCGCTGCTTGGGGCATGGGCGATGTTGGTGTTGGTTTAATGGCATGGTTAAACATTATTGGTATTATCGCAATCTTCTTCGTTGCTAAACCAGCATTAAAAGCGCTGAAAGACTATGAAGCACAGCAAAAAGCGGGTGTTGAAGAGTTTAGTTTTGATCCAGAAAAACTCGGCATTAAAAATGCGGACCACTGGGTTAACAAAGATAAATAA
- a CDS encoding zinc-ribbon domain-containing protein, giving the protein MAVINCPACNKKISDKAKTCSHCGIDLVNLDSEKLKAIESINKARRAARVTNLSFIALLLFCGGFLTLYWQNFQPGSWQYLATIITSAAGFCLYILTRAWNIVLKKKRK; this is encoded by the coding sequence ATGGCTGTTATTAACTGCCCAGCGTGCAACAAAAAGATTTCAGATAAAGCTAAAACCTGCTCTCATTGCGGTATCGACTTAGTTAATCTTGATAGTGAAAAATTAAAAGCGATAGAAAGCATTAATAAAGCTAGACGCGCAGCGCGTGTAACTAATTTATCCTTTATTGCGTTATTGCTGTTTTGTGGTGGTTTCCTTACGCTTTACTGGCAAAACTTTCAGCCAGGCTCTTGGCAGTACTTAGCGACGATTATTACCAGTGCGGCAGGTTTTTGTTTGTACATTTTAACGCGCGCATGGAACATCGTGCTTAAGAAGAAAAGAAAGTAA
- a CDS encoding YeaC family protein has protein sequence MNIETLVNNMTPELYERLSFCAETGKWPDGSVASEAQRGHAVQLVMAYQAKHLDSDQMMTVGSNGELVTKSKSEIKAQFVSSDSNDSIATFKNDEL, from the coding sequence ATGAACATTGAAACACTCGTCAATAATATGACACCAGAGCTTTATGAGCGCTTAAGTTTTTGTGCTGAAACAGGTAAATGGCCTGATGGTTCAGTTGCTAGTGAGGCGCAACGTGGTCATGCGGTGCAATTAGTAATGGCTTATCAAGCCAAGCATTTAGATTCCGATCAAATGATGACCGTTGGCTCTAACGGCGAACTTGTGACTAAGTCTAAATCTGAGATTAAGGCGCAATTTGTCTCGTCTGATAGTAACGATAGTATCGCTACTTTTAAGAATGACGAACTTTAG
- a CDS encoding Rieske (2Fe-2S) protein has product MNKFSLLIVIIGFCFKSVAVESDKIKIELSNIKAGEHVSVEWRGYPVLVFKLNKTQLISIANNRTSDSVKSYKAQIAKFEEIYGQPITTILDEATSLSDRVSKEGIVVLFAVRNESGCMIIENKNAGTLEDPCSFRQFTYDGRPVSGQTEKSWSLLMPPYEIVNGNVFILDNDSFGS; this is encoded by the coding sequence ATGAATAAATTTTCTCTATTGATTGTCATTATCGGGTTTTGCTTTAAAAGTGTTGCTGTTGAATCTGACAAGATCAAAATAGAACTGTCCAACATAAAAGCAGGGGAACATGTATCCGTAGAATGGCGCGGGTATCCAGTTTTAGTCTTTAAACTAAACAAAACTCAACTAATATCCATTGCGAATAATAGAACTAGCGATTCAGTTAAAAGTTATAAGGCTCAAATTGCCAAATTTGAAGAGATATATGGGCAGCCGATAACAACTATTTTAGACGAGGCTACTTCATTATCCGATAGAGTTTCAAAAGAAGGTATAGTTGTTCTTTTTGCTGTCAGGAATGAAAGTGGTTGTATGATAATTGAAAATAAAAACGCAGGAACACTAGAGGACCCATGCTCGTTTCGCCAGTTTACATATGATGGCAGGCCTGTATCCGGTCAAACGGAAAAAAGTTGGAGTTTATTAATGCCTCCCTATGAGATAGTAAACGGAAATGTATTCATTTTAGATAATGATTCGTTTGGCAGTTAA
- a CDS encoding class I SAM-dependent methyltransferase, producing the protein MSARIYLNVGREKSLLRKHPWIFSKAISKIKGNPSLGETVDVFDNKGNWLAKGAFSPQSQIRVRVWTFDMQEEIDRSFFYRKLENAKNRRTFFIEQGNLTGYRLIAAESDGLPGITIDVYDNIIVCQMLSAGAEFHKHTVVNCLTELYPEHSIYERSDVDVRKKESLELTTGWLHKPLETTQTQISEYGVNILVDVEQGHKTGFYLDQRESRRVAGTYAKGKNVLNCFSYTGTFALHCVKQGAAKVTNVDVSQTALDLAKQNAELNTLDLSKIDFVKDDVFALLRKYKKDNVTFDMIVLDPPKFVHSKAELTRACRGYKDINMLAMQLLVPNGLLLTFSCSGLMDANLFQKVVADAALDAKREAFIVERLQQAPDHPIASNYPEGYYLKGLVLQVN; encoded by the coding sequence ATGTCAGCAAGAATTTATTTAAATGTTGGTAGAGAAAAATCTTTATTGCGAAAACACCCTTGGATTTTTTCGAAAGCTATCTCAAAAATCAAAGGAAATCCGTCACTTGGCGAAACTGTAGATGTTTTTGATAATAAGGGAAATTGGTTAGCAAAAGGCGCTTTTTCACCACAATCTCAAATCCGAGTCAGGGTTTGGACATTCGATATGCAAGAAGAAATAGATCGCTCCTTCTTCTATCGAAAACTAGAAAACGCGAAAAATCGACGCACATTTTTTATTGAACAAGGTAATTTAACCGGATATCGACTAATCGCAGCAGAGTCGGACGGCCTACCTGGCATTACCATTGATGTTTATGACAATATTATTGTCTGCCAAATGTTAAGTGCAGGCGCTGAATTTCATAAACATACGGTCGTTAATTGTTTAACCGAGCTTTATCCTGAGCACAGCATCTATGAACGTTCTGACGTCGATGTGCGCAAGAAAGAAAGTTTGGAACTAACCACAGGTTGGCTGCATAAGCCACTAGAAACTACGCAAACACAAATTAGCGAATACGGCGTTAACATTCTGGTTGATGTTGAACAAGGTCATAAAACTGGTTTCTATCTTGACCAACGCGAATCGAGACGCGTTGCTGGAACCTACGCCAAAGGTAAAAACGTGTTGAACTGCTTTTCTTACACAGGCACCTTCGCACTGCATTGCGTTAAACAAGGTGCAGCAAAAGTAACCAATGTCGACGTATCGCAAACAGCGCTTGATCTAGCTAAGCAAAATGCCGAATTAAATACGCTCGATTTGTCGAAAATAGACTTTGTTAAAGACGACGTGTTCGCCCTTCTGCGCAAATATAAAAAAGACAACGTAACCTTTGACATGATCGTATTAGATCCGCCAAAGTTTGTGCATTCAAAGGCAGAGCTAACACGCGCTTGTCGCGGGTACAAAGACATTAACATGCTAGCCATGCAGCTGTTGGTACCTAACGGCTTACTACTGACGTTTTCTTGCTCAGGTTTAATGGATGCGAATCTATTCCAAAAAGTGGTTGCTGATGCTGCGTTGGATGCCAAAAGAGAAGCTTTTATCGTTGAGCGCTTGCAACAGGCACCTGACCACCCTATTGCCAGTAATTATCCAGAAGGCTATTACCTAAAAGGCCTTGTGCTACAGGTAAATTAA
- a CDS encoding acylphosphatase, with product MKVSYLANVSGRVQGVYFRMSAQQQAIDHQLSGYAKNLDDGSVEVLMCGEEQQVKDMIEWLQHGSEESEVSNVDAKQVEWQSVPFFSIG from the coding sequence ATGAAAGTAAGCTACTTAGCAAACGTTTCCGGTCGCGTTCAAGGAGTTTATTTTAGAATGTCTGCCCAACAACAGGCAATAGATCATCAGTTAAGCGGCTATGCAAAAAATCTTGACGATGGAAGCGTGGAAGTTCTTATGTGCGGCGAAGAACAGCAAGTAAAAGACATGATTGAATGGTTACAGCATGGATCAGAGGAATCTGAAGTTTCTAATGTTGACGCTAAACAAGTAGAGTGGCAATCTGTTCCCTTCTTTTCAATAGGTTAG
- a CDS encoding NAD(P)H-quinone oxidoreductase has product MKALEVRNKQLSFTQRPMPLVGAGQLLVKINAIGINRADLLQVAGKYPPPKGESDIPGLEVSGEVVELGEGVTDFSVGESVFGLVAGGGYAEYVVIHAGHAIKKPNRLSDEEAASIAETFLTVCQAFFIVGNLQQGGNVFIHAGASGIGSAAIQLAKAFNCQVTVSVSSQAKADYCAQLGADNTIVYTKQDVLATASSFSNTGYDFVLDVVAGNMLNTNVELLARDGEIVVLAMLSGRYCEQFDIAKLLLKRGSVKASTLRNRSDQYKTELVSLFKQRCLPLFEQQVLKPTVHQVAAWQDMKQLHEVMAHNQNLGKLVAHI; this is encoded by the coding sequence GTGAAAGCATTAGAAGTAAGAAACAAACAACTTTCATTTACTCAAAGGCCAATGCCACTCGTTGGTGCAGGTCAACTGTTGGTAAAAATAAACGCGATTGGTATAAATAGAGCCGATTTGCTGCAAGTTGCAGGAAAATACCCACCGCCAAAAGGTGAATCTGATATTCCAGGCCTCGAAGTATCTGGAGAAGTAGTTGAACTTGGCGAAGGCGTGACTGATTTTTCCGTAGGCGAAAGTGTATTTGGTTTAGTCGCTGGAGGCGGCTATGCGGAGTATGTTGTTATTCATGCAGGACATGCCATCAAAAAGCCAAATCGTTTAAGTGATGAAGAGGCAGCCAGTATTGCAGAAACTTTTCTTACCGTATGCCAAGCCTTTTTTATTGTTGGTAATTTACAACAAGGCGGCAATGTATTTATACATGCTGGTGCCAGTGGCATTGGTAGCGCTGCCATTCAACTAGCCAAAGCGTTTAATTGCCAGGTAACTGTCTCCGTCTCAAGCCAAGCAAAAGCAGACTATTGCGCGCAATTGGGAGCAGATAATACCATTGTTTACACAAAGCAAGATGTGTTGGCGACCGCTTCAAGTTTTAGCAACACTGGCTATGATTTTGTATTAGATGTTGTGGCGGGGAATATGCTGAACACCAATGTCGAGCTGTTAGCTCGCGATGGAGAGATAGTCGTGCTTGCTATGCTGTCAGGGCGCTATTGTGAGCAATTCGATATCGCTAAGCTGTTGTTAAAGCGGGGCAGTGTTAAGGCGTCTACTTTGAGAAACCGTAGCGATCAATACAAAACTGAGTTAGTTAGTTTGTTTAAACAGCGCTGTTTACCTTTGTTTGAGCAACAAGTTCTTAAGCCAACAGTGCACCAAGTGGCTGCTTGGCAGGATATGAAACAGTTGCATGAGGTTATGGCGCATAACCAAAACCTCGGCAAATTAGTTGCTCACATTTAA
- a CDS encoding DUF1653 domain-containing protein encodes MQQPITPGRYQHFKGNFYRVLYLATHSETEEELVIYQPEYGERGIWARPLSMFMDTVERDGKVQQRFIRVSD; translated from the coding sequence GTGCAACAACCCATCACACCTGGCAGATATCAACATTTTAAGGGCAACTTTTACCGTGTTTTGTATTTAGCAACACACAGTGAAACAGAGGAAGAATTAGTGATATATCAGCCAGAGTATGGTGAACGAGGCATTTGGGCGCGCCCTCTTTCCATGTTTATGGACACGGTAGAGCGCGATGGCAAAGTTCAGCAACGCTTTATACGCGTATCGGATTGA